One window of the Leptospira dzoumogneensis genome contains the following:
- a CDS encoding OsmC family protein gives MANTVFESKASWAGGLKLNLQSRNHKWVVDEPEILGGTDQGPNPVELVLGGLASCVGVLVSLYAPAHKVELKDFHVFVEGDLDLDGFQELAPVRPGFSQIRYRVDIQTDSPKENVDSLLAHIERICPVKDTLSGVGVLSQKSGSSVAA, from the coding sequence ATGGCAAATACTGTATTCGAAAGTAAGGCTTCTTGGGCGGGAGGTTTGAAACTAAACCTACAATCCAGGAATCATAAATGGGTAGTGGACGAACCTGAAATTTTAGGTGGAACGGACCAAGGGCCGAATCCAGTTGAACTCGTGTTAGGTGGACTCGCAAGTTGTGTAGGAGTTTTAGTTTCTTTGTATGCTCCGGCTCATAAGGTAGAATTAAAGGATTTCCATGTATTCGTGGAAGGAGATCTGGATTTGGACGGTTTCCAAGAACTTGCACCTGTTCGTCCTGGATTTTCCCAGATCCGTTATAGAGTAGATATCCAAACGGATTCTCCTAAAGAAAATGTGGATTCTCTACTTGCTCATATAGAAAGGATCTGCCCTGTGAAGGATACATTATCGGGAGTAGGAGTATTATCCCAAAAATCCGGATCTTCTGTTGCAGCCTGA
- the hisC gene encoding histidinol-phosphate transaminase, which translates to MRFQPALDKIPAYEAGKPIELVVREYGISPDKVLKLASNENPYGVSPKVSEVIKEAVYKMPLYPDDSYKALKDALAKTHGVDSKNVIQGNGSDQIFDFATRSVLNPGDKILQNGKTFSMYSIYAGQCGAETIQTNSELHDLDQFLDLYKKHSPKIIFICTPCNPIGDALDQSDLYTFLQKISSDTMVVLDAAYMEFGKIRNPKKEVQASDVISKFPNVLYTNTFSKIYGLGGMRIGYGIASEEMIRAFYKLRPPFNVSQLSQLAAATALSDREFVENYLKSNLKEMIRYEEFAKKKGLFYFESYANFITIKLDKAKLDSTQTFETLLKEGIILRNLKSYGLNALRITIGRPEQNDRVLERLSELL; encoded by the coding sequence ATGCGATTCCAGCCCGCTTTAGACAAGATCCCGGCTTATGAGGCCGGCAAACCGATAGAACTAGTCGTACGTGAATACGGAATTTCTCCGGACAAGGTTCTCAAACTTGCTTCCAACGAAAATCCATACGGTGTATCCCCCAAGGTTTCCGAAGTCATTAAAGAAGCGGTCTACAAGATGCCTTTATATCCTGACGACTCTTATAAGGCGTTAAAGGATGCACTTGCAAAAACTCACGGGGTGGATTCAAAAAACGTAATACAAGGCAACGGTAGCGACCAAATATTCGATTTTGCCACACGATCGGTTTTGAATCCTGGAGATAAGATCCTCCAAAACGGTAAAACATTCTCAATGTATTCTATTTACGCAGGGCAATGCGGCGCAGAGACTATCCAAACAAATTCAGAACTTCATGATCTGGACCAATTTCTGGACCTGTATAAAAAACATTCTCCTAAGATCATATTCATTTGCACTCCTTGTAATCCGATAGGAGATGCTTTGGATCAGTCGGATCTATATACTTTTCTACAAAAAATATCCTCCGATACGATGGTCGTATTGGACGCAGCCTATATGGAATTCGGAAAGATCAGAAATCCTAAAAAAGAAGTCCAAGCTTCAGATGTAATTTCAAAATTCCCGAATGTATTGTATACAAACACATTCTCCAAAATTTACGGATTAGGCGGAATGAGAATCGGATACGGTATCGCTTCGGAAGAAATGATCCGTGCATTCTACAAATTAAGACCTCCATTCAATGTTTCTCAACTTTCTCAGTTGGCTGCGGCTACCGCGTTGAGCGACAGGGAATTTGTGGAGAATTACCTCAAATCAAACTTAAAAGAGATGATCCGTTACGAAGAGTTCGCAAAGAAGAAGGGACTATTTTATTTCGAATCCTATGCTAACTTTATCACGATCAAATTGGACAAAGCAAAATTGGATTCCACCCAAACCTTCGAGACACTCTTGAAGGAAGGGATCATATTAAGAAATCTGAAAAGTTACGGATTGAATGCTCTGAGAATTACGATTGGAAGGCCGGAACAAAACGACCGAGTATTAGAAAGGCTTTCGGAACTCCTCTAA